One genomic segment of Longimicrobium sp. includes these proteins:
- a CDS encoding class I SAM-dependent methyltransferase, protein MTTQARVSRTDTSAVEPRYLAALEAERAGWWNSENFDTWKNLYVSEYARGFYVVDTLQKYVPGFATAGARVLDIGCGDAGVLIAFAERGARCAGIELDEKSLERGRLRAEEHGVEVDLRSGVAEALPWEDASFDLVILDNVLEHVTDREKTLLEIRRVLKPGGLLYMVTPKPFSAYSLWNDPHYDLAGLVLMPRRMQIWYFEKLRGGGEGTYDVGVIPTRPTLKRMLRAAGFSIAVPPRELWVHYLRNRIARPEEVRPGLKRKLAGYFGSRRWPFQNPAMRLMWDVAIGSNFFIARRDP, encoded by the coding sequence GTGACGACCCAAGCACGCGTCAGCCGCACCGACACCTCCGCCGTGGAGCCCCGCTACCTGGCGGCGCTCGAGGCCGAGCGCGCCGGCTGGTGGAATTCCGAGAACTTCGACACCTGGAAGAACCTGTACGTCAGCGAGTACGCGCGCGGGTTCTACGTGGTCGATACGCTGCAGAAGTACGTTCCCGGCTTCGCCACCGCGGGGGCCCGGGTGCTGGACATCGGCTGCGGCGACGCGGGGGTGCTGATTGCCTTCGCCGAGCGCGGCGCCCGCTGCGCGGGGATCGAGCTCGACGAAAAGAGCCTGGAGCGCGGAAGGCTGCGGGCCGAGGAGCACGGCGTGGAAGTGGACCTGCGCAGCGGCGTCGCCGAGGCGCTGCCGTGGGAGGATGCGTCGTTCGACCTGGTGATCCTGGACAACGTGCTGGAGCACGTGACCGACCGCGAAAAGACGCTGCTGGAAATCCGCCGCGTGCTGAAGCCGGGCGGGCTGCTGTACATGGTGACCCCCAAGCCGTTCTCGGCGTACAGCCTGTGGAACGACCCGCACTACGACCTGGCCGGCCTGGTGCTGATGCCGCGGCGGATGCAGATCTGGTACTTCGAAAAGCTGCGCGGCGGCGGAGAGGGAACGTACGACGTGGGGGTGATCCCCACCCGCCCCACCCTCAAGCGGATGCTGCGCGCCGCCGGCTTTTCCATCGCGGTGCCGCCCCGCGAATTGTGGGTGCACTACCTGCGCAACCGCATCGCCCGGCCGGAAGAGGTGAGGCCCGGGCTGAAGCGGAAGCTGGCGGGGTACTTCGGGTCGCGCCGCTGGCCCTTCCAGAACCCGGCGATGCGGCTGATGTGGGACGT